tccccagatctgtgcctcgacacaatcctgtcttggagctcttcGGACAATTAATTCGatcccatggcttggttttgctctgaaatgcactgttaACTTggtaccaaatcatgtccaatcaattgaatttaccacaggtgtactccaaatcaagttgtcgaaacatctcaaggatgatcaatggaaacaggatgcacctgagctcaattttgagtgtcatagcaatgggcctgaatacttatgtaaatatggtgggatttttttaatacattttcaagaatttacaaaaacctgtttttgctttgtcattatggggtattgtgtgtagatatgagtttaaaaaaaaatctattttagaataaggttgttacgtaacagaatgtggaaaaggggaaggggtctgaatactttccgaatgcactgtatatccccaATATAGCTCCGGTCTCCCCTAATCTGCATCGGATGCACTCATAAATTCTCTGCTACTCACAGAATGTTTCAGAGATCTCAAGTTATGATGCTGCGTGCATTTCATCAAATGCCCGCAGTCAAACAAATAATAATGTGATACAGGTTATATTCCTGTGTTTAGTCTGGACTGCATTCTCACCTGCAGTGGACTGCACCACGGAATGAATTGAATCGGACCGAGTACACCCTTTTTGAACAAATCATGGTGCGTTGTTCAGTGTGTTCCCAAGTGCAAATAGGGGGTAAACGCACCAGAGGTCGGAAAAAACGCACCAAACCAATTGTGTGAAAGCCCCCTACAACTGCaaaaacatgtggcaaagaaatgtactttatgtcctgaatagaaagcgttatgtttggggcaaatcctaaCACATCacggagtaccactcttcatattttcaaacatggtggtggctgcctcatgttatgggtatgcttgtcatcagcaaggacaaGTGAGTTTTTTAAgataaaataaatggaatagagctaagcataggcaaaatcctagaggaaaacctagacactgggagataaattcacctttcagcaggacaataacctaaaacacaaggacaaacatACACAAGAGTTGCTTATCAAGAtggcattgaatgttcctgagtggcctagctacagttttgacttgaaatcggcttgaaaatggctgtctagcagtgatcaataaccaacttgacagagcttgaagaatttaaaaaataataatgtgcaaatattgtataatccaggtgtgcaaagttcttggagacttacccagaaagacacagctgtaattgctgaaaaatgtgattctaacatgtattgacacaggtgtgaatacttctgatttcattttcaataaatttccTAAAactacatgttttcactttgtcattatgggtatcgtgtgtagacgggtgagaaaaaacatctaatccattttgaattcaggctgtcacataacaacatgtggaataaatcaaggggtatgaatactttctgaaggcaaaacTGGACTGGAGTACTAGCTAGTACTCTACACAGAAAAAAATCATAATCCAACGGCACAAGCACATAAAATACCGAAAATATTGTTTACAGGCGTCAATGGTTTACATCTTAATTAATGTGGAGGAGGAGCATGTGTACAAGCAACACTTCCGCAGTacttttcccacaatgcaccatgtCAAAACATTTACTAACGGCCAGAATTGAAATCCACTCGGGAAATGTTCCAAAACAAACATGAACATGAAACGGACCATACATATGTATATTACACAACATTGCCATACTGTTACGTTAACAACTAGCGTATCGAAAATACATTCGAGATGTAAATGGCTCAACAATCATGAATTTAAACCAATTGCAAGTGAGGAAAGGCGGGACATGAGAAAATTAAACCAATTGACACTATGTTATTCCTGAATCAGGCCAATGAAATCGTTGTTTTGAGGAAGACAATTATTTCCCTCACCACCAGCACGATTCAAGTAGCTAAAGCCAGAGAGGTTTGAACCTAGATTACACATTTTCCGTACACCCTGCGGGCCTGTTCCACCAAGCTTTTTGATTTATCACTGCTAACTGGTGGTTAATCTGTTAGCTAGATaactacgttagctagctaaaacgaTTGTGAAATGATGTTCAAATGCGCCCCATCACTATAGCCATGAATGCACACACTCacggatagctagctagcattagctagACCAGTATCGCATCAGCTTGCCATGGCATTTGTGCTATTCTAAATGTTACACAAAACTTATTGTGCTATGCTTTAACGCAAACTTGGGCTCAAATAGCTCTTACTTGTCACGTTATAGTGACATATTAGCTAAACAAATTAACATTACATATAGCTAGCATGAGTCAGTCACCTGTATTTTACCACCAACGTTACGTATCTAAATCAACCAAGTTCTTACCTTTCTCCGAGGCATATTTCACTTTAACGGCGTCTGTTTTAAGACGTTAGCTATTCCTTAGCAGTAAAAATAAACACAGCGTTTTAAAATGAAAATGCTCACTAAAGAAACTGGTTGACTGGGCATACCGCTCAACGTTTCTCTCACACTTCCGTGGTATGTTCAAGCAAGTCGACACGTTTCGGAATGTTTTGAAACGGTTCAACTGTTATTcaattggccactagatggcagtgttgTAACGTGTACATGACGGTCCCTTGTGTAAAGGCCCCTTGCTATTCGGAATCCAtgggagtagaggtcgaccgagtatgatttttcaacaccgataccgattattggaggaccaaaaaaagccgaatCCGATTAATTGgccaattgttttattttatttgtaataatgacaattacaataatACTGAATGATCACATATTTTacgttaatataatacatcaataaaatcaatttagcttcaaataaattatgaaacatgttcaatttggtttaaataatgcaaaaacaaagtgttggagaagaaagtaaaagtgcaatatgtgccatgtaagaaagctaacgtttaagttccttgctcagaacatgagaacatatgaaagctggtggttccttttaacataagtcttcaatattcccagataagaagttttaggttgtagttattataggaatctaggactatttctctgtacgatttgtatttcatatacctttgactaatggatgttcttataggcactttagtattgccagtctaacagtatagcttccgtccctctcctcgctcctacctgggctcgaaccaggaacacatcgacaacagccaccctcgaagcagcgttacccatgcagagcaaggggaacaactactccaagtctcagagcgagtgacgtttgaaacgctattagcgtgcaccccgctaactagctagccatttcacatcggttacactagcctaatctcgggagttgataggcttgaagtcataaacagcgcaatgcttgaagcacagcgaagagctgctggcaaaatgcacaaaagtgctgtttgaatgaatgcttacgagcctgctggtgcctaccatcgctcagtcagactgctctataaaatcatagacttaattataacataataacacagaaatacgagccttaggtcattaatatggttgaatctggaaactatcatctcgaaaacaaaacgtttattctttcagtgaaatacgtaactgttccgtattttatctaacgggtggcatccataagtctaaatattcatgttacattgcacaaccttcaatgttatgtcataattacgtaaaattctggcaaattagttcgcaacgagccaggcggcccaaactgttgcatataccctgactctgcttgcaataaacgcaagagaagtgacacaatttcacctggttaatattgcctgctaacctggatttcttttagctaaatatgcaggtttaaaaatatatacttctgtgtattgattttaagaaaggcattgatgtttatggttaggtacagtcgtgcaacgattgtgcttttttcgcaaatgcgcttttgttaaatcatcccccgtttggtgaagttggctgtctttgttaggaagaaatagtcttcacacagttcgcaacgagccaggcggcccaaactgctgcatataccctgactttgttgcacagaacgcaagagaagtgccacaatttccctaattaaaagaaattcatgttagcaggcaatattaactaaatatgcaggtttaaaaatatatacttgtgtattgattttaagaaaggcattgatgtttatggttaggtacacgttggagcaacgacagtcctttttcgcgaatgcacaccgcatcgattatatgcaacgcaggacacactagataaactagtaatatcatcaaccatgtgtagttaactagtgattatgattgattgattgattgttttttataagataagctTAATGCTAGCtggcaacttaccttggcttcttactgcgttcgcgtaacaggcaggctcctcgtggagtgcaatgtaaggcaggtggttagagcgttggtttagttaaccgtaaggttgcaagattgaatccccaagctgacaaggtaaaaatctgtcgttctgcccctgaacaaggcagttaacccaccgttcctaggccgtcattgaaaataagaatgtgttcttaactgacttgcctagttaaataaaggtgtaacattttgttttttaattGAACAAAAAAAACTGCCatatcggtgtccaaaaataccgatttccaattgttatgaaaacttgaaatcggccctaatttatcggccattccgattaatcggtcaacctctgcTTGGGAAGTCCCTACCCCCcacattgaagttgaaatgtaagGTTAGGGATTAGaggtagggacatcccaagggcCCCAGATAgtgtaaatcaaattaaatcaaagtttatttgtcacgtgcgctaaatacaacaggtgtagtagaccttactgtgaaatgcttacttacaggctctaaccaatagtgcataaaaggtattaggtgaacaataggtaggtaaagaaataaaacaacagtaaaaagacaggctatatacagtagcgaggctataaaagtagggaggctacatacagacaccagttaggctgattgaggtagtatgttcatgtagatatggttaaagtgacaatgcatatatgatgaacagagagtagcagtagcgtaaaagaggggttggcgggtggtgggtgggacacaatgcagatagccaatgtgcaggagcactggttggttggtccaattgaggtagtatgtatatgaatgtatagttaaagtgactatgcatatatgataaacagagagtagcagcagtgtaaaaagaggggttggggggggcacacaatgcaaatgacaccgcctggtgtagaggtcctggatggtagacAGTTTAGCCAcagcgatgtactgggccgtacgcactaccctctgtagtgccttgcggccagaggccgagcaattgccgtaccaggcagtgatgcaaccagtcaggatgctctcgatgttgcagctgtagaaccttttgaggatctcaggacccatgccaaatctttttagtttcctgagggggaataggctttgtcgtgccctcttcacgactgtcttggtgtggttggaccattctagtttgttgttgatgtggacaccaaggaacttgaagctctcaacctgctccactacagccctgtcgatgagaatgggggcgtgctcggtcctccttttcctgtagtccacaataacctccttagtcttggttacgttgagggataggttgttattctggcactacccggccaggtctctgacttcctccctataggctgtctcgtcgttgtcggtgatcagacactgttgtgtcgtctgcaaacttaatgatggtgttggagtcatgcctggccatgcagtcgtgggggaacagggaatacaggaggggactgagtacgcacccctggggagctccagtgttgaggatcagcgtggcagatgtgttgctacctaccctcaccacctgggggcggcccatcaggaagtccaggatccagttgcagagggaggtgttcagtcccaggatccAAAAATACAGGGAAATACATTGACATTACACTGACACATATAGTTTGCATAAAAGTAGACTGTATTTTTTTCTGAGGtaagatacagtacagtacacaagaTGCATAGCAAGTCGTTTGATGTAAATAGACCATTCATCATAGAGCGCTCATTGAGTGTATATCAGGGGAGGTCTTGTGTAACTGACCTCCCTTCCCCCACACATTCTGTCTTTACTACTAAGTCTCACTCCCACCGAGTTCTATAGagttctatactgaacaaaaatataaatgcaacatgcaacaatttcaaagattttactgttacagttcatataaggaaatcagtccatttaaattcattaggccctaatctatggctttcacatgactgggaatacagatctgcatctgttggtcacagatacctttaaaaaaaagtagggccgTCCgtgtatcagaaaaccagtcagtatctggtgtgaccaccatttgcctcatgcagtgtgacacatttccttcgcatagagttgatcaggctattgattgtggcctcttcttcaatggctgtgcgaagttcctGGATgttggcggaaactggaacagACTGtcttacacgtcgatccagagcatcccaaacatgctcaatgggtgacatgcctggtgagtatgcaggccatggaagaactgggaaatgatcagcttctaggaattgtgtacagatccttgtgacatggggcagtgcgttatcatactgaaacatgagttgatggtggcggatgaatggcatgacaatgggcctcaggatctcgtcacgggatgtgcattcaaatttccattgataaaatgcaaatgttttcattgtccgtagcttatgactgcccataccataaccccaccaccatggggcactctgttcacaaaattgacatcagcaaaccactcgcccacacaatgccatctgcccggtacagttgaaaccgggattcatccatgaagagcacacatctccagcttgccagtggccatcgaaggtgagcatttgcccactgaagtcggttacgcgGCGGACTGcagtacacgtggtctgcggttgtgaggccggttggacatactgtcaaattctctaaaacaacgttggaggcagcttatgatagagaaatgaacattcaattctctggcaacagctctggtggacagctCTGCAGGCattcaattgcacgctccctcaaaacttgagacaactgtggcattgtgttgtgtgacacctgtgcaatgatcatgctgtttaatcagcttcttgatatgccacacttgtcaggtggatggattatcttggcaaaggagaaatgctcactaacagggatgtaaaccaatttgtACGTCAAATTTTAGCGAAATCTGCTTTTTGttcgtatggaacatttctgggatctttggtttcagctcatgaaacatgggaccaacactttacatgttgcgtttttgttcagtatatatgtaattctatgctcaccctccttctctccctataACAATATTTCATGAGGACAAGAAACTGATTGGGAGTGCTTCTTGATTTTACAATCTAAAGTCTGAATCCTACACAGGCTTTGCTGGCTGAGAGCGATAGCAAATAAATGAACTGTGGTCTATCTACAGTAAGTGATGATTAATTATGCTATTTGGTAGTCAAATAAAATGTGCCATTGGGTATTACAAATCACAGGGCATTTACAGGGATAGGGCCAGTTTTATAGAACATGATTAATCTGGATTGTACAcaataaaaatatatgtatatttaatTTTAAAATAATTGTCTCTCATAtcatataaaaataaaatgaagTAGTGAGCTAATAACGGCTTTATATTGCTGTCTAATTTCTCAGGGCAAGCCCTGTCCATGACCACTGCACTGTGTGAGGTTACCAGCCCTTCTCCATTGGAAAAAACGACAGCTGCTCCCTCTATGGACATTTTATCCCCCCAACGGACAATTACCCTGCCCACACCCAATGAACATTTATATTGATCATTGTCATGTTGTAAACATgtatacataataataataattgttattgtattttttattgtttcattcacaCCTGCACTGCTGGAGTCCGGAgcttaagaatttcactgtacacTGCAACTAcatctgtgcatgtgacaaaaaaagagaaaaaaatctAATATTAAACATCCACCTCATGCAGCAACAAGTGTCTACTGACCGACCTTCAAGCCCTTTCAACTGGGGTGAACATTCCTGCTTCTCCTATGACAGtccgtctctgtctgtcccttcaGGACATTTCTCACAGAATTACAATAAGTTCGAATTAGTTCAAAACTGGTGTTTCTTTCCGTTCCGTCCCGCTGCCCCGGCCAAGCAGTAGGGCACTATGCCCACGGTGGCCAGGGGCACAGTGGCACTCTTACAGAAGGACAGCAGGTAGAACAGAGCCCTCGTGTGGGCTGGTGGCCTGAATGAGTCCAGTAGGTGGAGCAGCAGCAGTGTGGCGCCCACGCATCCCAGCCTATATGTGGCGCCACCGCCTACTCTCCGGGCCTCGGTGTAGAGGGGCGAGTGCAAGCCCAAGCCCAGGCCTAACAGAGTGCCGGTGTTGCGCAAGAGGCTGGCGAAGGGTGTAGTGTCTATGTGGACCCATTGGGGCCGCTGGCACCAGCGctgggccttgtccagggtccagAGCAGGTCCACCCCCAGGCCCCTGAGGACCAGGTAAAGGCCCACAGCgaaggagagcagggagagggtgGTGTAGATGTAGCGCCTCAGGCTAGCCCTGTAGATCCAGTGGACCCGGTCAAAGGTCTCCGCCACTAGGATGCCTAGGAAAACGGACAGGCTTGTCAAAGAGAAGTTATTTCCCAGCTTTCACTTGCATGTTCTCAATTGGGAAAACACCTAACAAAGGCgccaggcacctactaccataccttgttCAATGACAcctacatcttttgtcttgcccatttaccctctgaatggcacacatacacaatccatgtctcaattgtatcaaggcttaaaaatccttctttaacctgtctcctcctctttatctacactgattgaagtggatttaacaagagacatcaataagggatcatagctttcacctggattcacctggtcagtctaagtcatggaaagagcaggtgttcttaatgttttgtacactcagtgtatatctgaaAGGTTTGCATTTGTAgatgctcttcctggggtccagtaaaattaaggcagttatacaattttaaaaacatcacaatacatttcataacagatttcacaacgcattgagtgtgtgtcctcaggccactactctactagcacatatctacaacactaaatctatgtgtacgtgtgtgtacagtgcgtatgttatcatgtgtgtgtacagtgcttatgttatcatgtgtgtgtacagtgcgtatgttatcatgtgtgtgtacagtgcgtatgttatcatgtgtgtgtacagtgcgtatgttatcatgtgtgtgtacagtgcgtatgttatcatgtgtgtatgCATAAACAACATCTATGGCATAAACTACATTTATGGCAGAAGTTACACCAAGCCAATCAGTGTGCAAAGCAGGGCTATTACCATATTGCTTATCCAGAACTGAAAGAAGGGCCTACAGGGTAGGTGTAGGGTTTGATTTAGAATTCAGTATAAGACTTGGGGCTCTCCACTGACCTGTGACGACCCCAGCAACAACCTGGTGAGGGAAGTGGGCAGCGATGAAAACCCTGGAGAGGcagacacacacctgcacacaccaGAAGACAGCCCACAGGGTCCCTCGgacacacctgacacacacacacacacacacacacagaaggacaCACAGTCACCTACTTAGCAGAGTTTGATCATTCAATCTAGATAACTGTCTAGCGGATAAACTCTGATAAACAACATAGAATTTGTCCTCTTACCAGTTCTTGATGTGACCCCCATGTTCCTTGAGGAGGATGGCGAGGAGTGATGAGATCATAGCGTAGTAAACCCCTGCAGCACTCATGGCATGACCCGACGGACTTCCTGTGGGAGGAGAACTGCCGTCAAGTACAGTTTTGCTTGAAAAAAAATGTGCGAACTGAATGGAATCGAACTGAATCGAACTGCAtcctatactcttctgtaaactggtcatctttgtatacccgtcgcaagacccactggttgatgcttatttattaaaccctcttaggcctcactcccccctatctgagatatctactgcagccctcatcctccacatacaacacccgttctgtcagtcacattctgttaaatatCCCTAAAGCACAGACATCCCTGgatcgctcctcttttcagttcgctgcagctagcgactggaacgagctgcaacaaacactcaaactggacagttttatctcaatctcttaactcaaagactcaatcatggacgctcttactgacagttgtggctgcttcacgtgatgtattgttgtctctaccttcttgccctttgtgctgttgtctgtgcccaataatgtttgtaccctgttttgtgctgctaccatgttgtgctgctgccatgttgtgttgctaccatgctgtgttgtcatgtgttgcttccatgttatgttgttgtcttaggtctcactttatgtagtgttgtgttgtctctcttgttgtgatgtctgtttt
This genomic stretch from Salmo trutta chromosome 32, fSalTru1.1, whole genome shotgun sequence harbors:
- the LOC115171259 gene encoding glucose-6-phosphatase, with the protein product MDTVHAYGVSTTRYLQTHYRDTQSWFLFVSMAADLRNTFFVFFPVCFHLRESVGVKLVWVAVVGDWLNLIFKWILFGERPYWWVQETPYYGNSSAPQIEQFPMTCETSPGSPSGHAMSAAGVYYAMISSLLAILLKEHGGHIKNWCVRGTLWAVFWCVQVCVCLSRVFIAAHFPHQVVAGVVTGILVAETFDRVHWIYRASLRRYIYTTLSLLSFAVGLYLVLRGLGVDLLWTLDKAQRWCQRPQWVHIDTTPFASLLRNTGTLLGLGLGLHSPLYTEARRVGGGATYRLGCVGATLLLLHLLDSFRPPAHTRALFYLLSFCKSATVPLATVGIVPYCLAGAAGRNGKKHQF